From a region of the Bradyrhizobium sp. KBS0727 genome:
- a CDS encoding class I SAM-dependent methyltransferase, which yields MPLQSSVRALKLKKPLRLDDEVRFLRSWIEKPLHMGAVMPSSRVLARTMAQYVDVNSTGPVVELGPGTGAITNALIEHGVDQKRLVLVEYNPGFCALLRDRYPQAKVVQGDAYALRASLSGALDAPASAVVSGLPLVTKPMLMRLKLIRDAFAALAPGAPFVQFTYSVAPPIPKSLPGVSTEASERIWMNLPPARVWVYRKR from the coding sequence ATGCCTTTGCAATCGTCCGTGCGTGCGTTGAAGTTGAAGAAGCCTCTCCGTCTCGACGACGAGGTTCGCTTCCTCCGTTCATGGATCGAGAAGCCGCTTCACATGGGCGCGGTGATGCCGTCGAGCCGGGTGCTGGCCCGGACCATGGCGCAATATGTCGATGTCAACTCCACCGGACCGGTCGTCGAACTCGGACCCGGTACCGGTGCGATCACCAATGCGCTGATCGAACATGGCGTCGATCAAAAGCGGCTGGTGCTGGTCGAATACAATCCGGGCTTCTGCGCATTGCTGCGCGATCGCTATCCGCAGGCCAAGGTGGTGCAGGGCGATGCCTATGCGCTGCGCGCCTCGCTCAGTGGCGCGCTGGATGCGCCGGCCTCCGCGGTGGTCTCCGGCCTGCCGCTGGTCACCAAACCGATGCTGATGCGCCTGAAGCTGATCCGCGACGCCTTTGCGGCGCTGGCGCCGGGCGCGCCGTTCGTGCAGTTCACCTATTCGGTCGCGCCGCCGATTCCGAAATCGCTGCCTGGCGTGTCCACAGAAGCTTCCGAGCGGATCTGGATGAACCTTCCGCCCGCCCGCGTCTGGGTGTATCGCAAGCGTTAA
- the pyrF gene encoding orotidine-5'-phosphate decarboxylase — MQPAKIAPRDRLIVPLDLPGVAEAEAMVARLGDSVTFYKIGYQLAYAGGLPLVGRLTDAGKKVFVDLKLHDIGNTVARGVESVAKLGATFLTVHAYPQTMKAAVEGRAGSSLKILAVTVLTSYDDGDLHAAGYRLNVADLVEARAQQAQVLGIDGLVCSPEEAAGVRKIVGHQMHLVTPGIRPAGADVGDQKRIMTPARAIAAGADYLVVGRPISAAADPRAAAEAIQAEIAQALA, encoded by the coding sequence ATGCAGCCAGCCAAGATCGCTCCCCGCGACCGCCTGATTGTGCCGCTCGATCTGCCCGGTGTTGCCGAGGCAGAAGCGATGGTGGCACGGCTCGGCGACAGCGTGACCTTCTACAAGATCGGCTACCAGCTCGCTTACGCCGGCGGATTGCCGCTGGTCGGCCGGCTGACGGACGCCGGCAAGAAGGTGTTCGTCGATCTCAAGCTGCACGACATCGGCAATACCGTCGCCCGCGGCGTCGAGAGCGTGGCGAAACTTGGCGCGACGTTCCTCACCGTGCACGCCTATCCGCAGACCATGAAGGCCGCGGTCGAAGGGCGTGCGGGATCGAGCCTGAAGATTCTCGCGGTCACCGTGCTGACCTCCTACGACGACGGCGATCTCCACGCCGCCGGCTACCGGCTCAATGTCGCCGACCTGGTCGAGGCGCGCGCGCAGCAGGCGCAGGTGCTCGGCATCGACGGATTGGTCTGCTCGCCCGAGGAAGCGGCTGGCGTGCGCAAGATCGTCGGCCACCAGATGCATCTGGTGACGCCGGGGATCCGGCCCGCGGGCGCCGATGTCGGCGACCAGAAGCGGATCATGACCCCGGCGCGCGCAATCGCGGCCGGCGCGGATTATCTGGTGGTGGGCCGCCCGATCTCGGCCGCCGCCGATCCCCGGGCTGCGGCGGAGGCCATCCAGGCCGAAATCGCGCAGGCGTTGGCCTGA
- a CDS encoding DUF1330 domain-containing protein, with product MAKGYWIARIDVHNMDGYKEYIAQNGAVFHKFGAKFLVRGGPHEVREGTARSRNVVLEFKDYETALACYNSPEYTHLVKVRSPHSEGDLVIIEGYDGPQP from the coding sequence ATGGCAAAGGGCTACTGGATCGCGCGTATCGATGTTCACAACATGGACGGGTACAAGGAATACATCGCGCAGAACGGCGCGGTGTTTCACAAATTCGGCGCCAAATTCCTGGTGCGCGGCGGCCCGCATGAAGTCAGGGAAGGCACGGCACGTTCGCGCAATGTGGTGCTCGAATTCAAGGACTACGAAACCGCGCTCGCCTGCTACAATTCGCCGGAATACACCCATCTGGTGAAAGTCCGTTCGCCGCATTCCGAAGGCGATCTAGTAATTATCGAAGGTTATGACGGCCCGCAGCCCTGA
- a CDS encoding NADPH-dependent FMN reductase, which yields MSALKILVIPGSLRSGSLNAKLAAVAAHELAQMGAEVTRISLSDFPLPIYDGDLQAKSGVPKHAVNLKRMIGAHHGVLIVTPEYNSSVPALVKNTIDWVSRVQDAHESRGDVFKGRVFAIASASGGRLGGSRALAALRLILTACHATVVPNQLALSFADQAYDEMDHLKHAADSEALKALARQLIDISQRMM from the coding sequence ATGTCCGCACTGAAAATCCTCGTGATCCCGGGATCGCTGCGATCCGGCTCGCTCAATGCGAAGCTGGCCGCTGTGGCTGCCCATGAACTCGCGCAGATGGGCGCCGAGGTGACCCGGATCTCGCTGTCGGATTTTCCGCTGCCGATCTATGACGGCGACCTGCAGGCGAAGTCCGGGGTCCCGAAGCACGCCGTCAATCTGAAGCGGATGATCGGCGCGCATCACGGCGTGCTGATCGTGACGCCGGAATATAATTCCTCGGTGCCGGCGCTGGTCAAGAATACCATCGACTGGGTCAGCCGGGTGCAGGACGCGCATGAGAGTCGCGGCGACGTCTTCAAGGGCCGCGTGTTTGCGATCGCGTCCGCCTCGGGCGGGCGGCTCGGCGGCAGCCGCGCGCTGGCGGCGCTGCGGCTGATCCTGACGGCCTGCCACGCGACAGTTGTCCCGAACCAGCTCGCGCTGTCGTTTGCGGACCAGGCCTATGACGAGATGGACCACCTGAAGCACGCTGCCGACAGCGAGGCGCTGAAAGCGCTGGCGCGGCAGTTGATCGACATTTCCCAACGCATGATGTGA